DNA from Scheffersomyces stipitis CBS 6054 chromosome 1, whole genome shotgun sequence:
TGGAAATGGTCAAGGCTGGCGACCATTGATCTTTTAAGATGTCTAAACAGATGTTACCGTTGCCGTTGATATTTGGGTGGTAGATCTTTGTCGTGAAGGCAATCTTAGGTGGTTTGAATGGGTAGTCAGTAGGGAAATGGATGgataagaagaatacaCCTCCGGCATAAGGCGAGTCTGGAGGACCCATGATAGATGCTTGCCAGTGGTATAAGTCGTCGCCGACAGGGCCAGCGGAACATGAGGATGGTGGATCTCTAAAAAGGCGTTAGTATGAACCTATAGAATTGTGGAATATGGATTTGATAGTTCGTTTTACAGACTGCATGAAATGGTGTATCTTAGTAATGTAGTCGTTTCATGTTGGCAAATCGCACGATCGAATGATAGCAGCTAGATCTGAACAGCAACTTGCTGAAAAcgtcgtcgtcatcgtcgaCTTGTAGACAGTTCGCATAGCGACGCTGTGGCGAACGGAGAAATCGATCGCACGAACGAAGTGCCGACCATCACCCACATCCGACGAGGGACAGCGACAACAACGATAACGTTAACATCACCGCTAATGGCAACCGAAACAATAACAACTTGACAACATTAAAAATGACTCTGacatcaagatcaactcGTTCATGTAATCATCGATTCGTCTCCATCtacaagaaacaaatcCACACTAATGGTAGCAATAATAGGAGGCAACAGTAATAATCAATCTATCAACAGAGCCAACAGAGCCAGCACTACAAAGCAATCAAACGATTGTCCAAGGAACAAAACAAAGAAACTAATACATCCGATCTCCATCGATCCGGCAAGCTGTCAAAGCCGATCTCATGTCGTACAATCTCAAATCTTAACAAGTGGCCTCTTAGAAAAAAGTCTCACTAATCAAATCTCAAATGGTCACCACCACCACGAACAAATCTACACATATATCCCCTCGCAAAATCAGCTATACATACCTGCCCAAGTCGGCCAACTCCTTGTTAATACGTTTCAAAGACATGATGGATGCGTGTGTTGATGTTTATAGACGGCAAAATGCGTTACAGCCAAATCCTCCCAAAAGAACAAGTATGGCAAATGTTTGAAAAACTTATCTACCGCTGGACCTGGAGGTTATCATTGTGTGACGACGAGAATTTTTCTACAGTGATCACAAGTACCGATTGCGAGTCTCAGAAGCGTATAGAAGGACGTGGAATAGACCGGCCGTGCTGGCAATTACGCGGAGATCCATGTTGGGCGTCCGGCGTAATCAGCAGCACGCCCCACAGCCATCAGGAGTCGCGTGACAGCATGCCCGTGATTTCAAGGGACTTCAGTGAGTTCAGCGATAAGTGATTTCATTCTCTATTCGGAATAGAGACCGTAATTGGTTCAAGCCACCCGGTCACAAAAGAACGCCCGGAATTGGTTCAAACTATACCCCCTGTTCATACCAGCTACTGGATACTTTCAATACCAGTCAAAGAGATTGTCCGTACAGCAGCCTAAGGGTGGCCAGCTTAACTTTCCAAAAGCCAAGAGGAAATCGTAATGCTATTGAAAATCTCCCAGATAATTGCTCCAAGTAGAAAGCGTACGCTCATTCTAAGCCCAAGGTAGATTAACTTCAATTGTGAATGCTATCTACGATTTTCTAATTATTACTTACGAAATTGTCATCTCCCGATGATAATAGTGATCTTATTAGTTTTTGGTGCACACTGTTAAACAGTAGCAATGAGCATTTATTCTTTAATATTCTTAATTCCAAGGTAGACTCTTACTTAAAAAAGGACAAAAACCATTTCTACGAAGCTTAGAAAAGCACATAGGGAGCCGTTGGTGGATAAAATTACCTGGTCAGAAATCATCTAAATTGTCGCAAAGGAACACAACAATAGCAACTAAAAGTAATCGTCATTCTCACCGCCACCAACACAATCATCACTTGAGTTAGCATTACATTCTCCATCTACGAATTCATCAGGACCAACAAGCAAGTATCCCTTCCATTTGGTACCGTCAGTTAATTCCACGCACCAGGAGTGATTGTATTTATTCGAAATGAAAGATCTGTAAGCCTTGAATAGGGAACCCTGGATGGTTTCTTTCAGTGCTTCTGTACTAACGTCTTCACCGCCAGATGCAAAACTATAACTCATCTTACCGTTAGGAGTATCAATCACGCCATAGTACATTCCCAAAGTTTTACTATCAGATAGAGATTTCGCTGCTTCAGCAACCTTTTGCAAAACCGAGTACCAGGAAGTTGCAGCAATAGTACCATTTGCAAATTTGGTAGACGAGGGAGCAATTGTATGAAGGCAGCTCTTAACACTCCTATCTACGTGAAGTCCACCTTCCTCGACCGGTTCATCTACGTTTGAAATTTCATCTATGTCAATGGCATAAGCTGGAGCGAAAGCGATGTCTTCTCCTTTTTCCTTAATAACAACTCCCAAAGCACCACAAGCAATCAAAAGTATTGATAGTAAATTCTGTttcaacattttcttctgataaTTCAAATTAATTTAAGAGAGGGATATTTGAAGGATATCTACTATTTATAGCAAAATCTTTCTCTTCGTAGTAGTGCAGAATCCCCTCTTGTGATAGTAGTGATTTGATGTATTATGCGAACTAATTCCGACCTCTAGTTTTAATAATTTTGAACCAATTCCGGTCTCTATTCCTAATATGAAATTCACTTTCATTTATAGAGCAGTTTGAGTCACGTGACCCGCTGAACAACACGATTGTTACTCTTCTGTCTATTTCTGCTCCAaaaaagaagtagaatCACCTAGTCCAGCAGGTTCTCACATCAGTTTCCAACACTCGTCTCTTCCTCTGGCTTCcatcttgtctttttcaCAACTACTCAATTCTGACGATATAAGTGTACTGCATATAATGTCAATCTTCTATCTATACATCTACCTAATTCGTCGTACCCGCTAAAAATCAGAAAGCTCTCCATAGAACAAAGTACAACTCTTTGTAGCCGACTGATTCTGTCGAAGACGTATAATCCCCGGGCATCGGAGTGGTAAGCGAAGAAGTACAGAACGTTCTAAAGAAATCGAAATCGAAATATCTGGGGTAGCAGCCTATAAAAGTGTTGCAACTTAGTCGTGCCGTACGAAGGAGGTgtagaaacaaaaattACATCCTACTGGCTTTATCTCTCTAAGTCTATTCATACGTATCTCTCTGGATATGGGTGTCTTGAAGGCATGGTATATTTCCGTAGCTGGCTGTGAAATCGCTTATCTCTGAAATCGTTTGAAAAGGCGTTCCTGATTCAGAATAGACATAACTGCCCGTCCTATTTCATAGGCTTTGAAAACGTTCCAGATCCCTGTGAAACAgcagaaatgaaacgacGATCACCTTATCTCAAACTCTTATACTCTGTAGACTCTACCTGTGTTCTTCGTATACCTGTGGGTTCCTGCCGAACATCTCTGGATGACAACTCCTCGATTTTTCACCAGAATGCTAAATCTGTAGGAGTACGTCCACGGAGGGTACGGCTCGATATATATACCCATTACTGTCCGAGAATCCCTCAATATGTTATTTGACTTATTTCTGTTGTTCTAACTCCCTTTTTCATATccatctttctttcttgagtCTGCCTCTCTCGTTCTGCCCCACAACGACTACTTAGCCTGTTTTGTGGAAGCTCATTATAAATTGAGCTCAACTTTTTTCGCTAAGTGAGCCTCCAGATCTAACTGTTATCTTTAATCTTTAACACACCTGGAAGCTTATATAGTCTGTGGAGATATAAAGCCTAAGAGTCTACTGGTAGACTTGCAGTTCTGAAATCGAAAGAATCCATATTACACGACTGTCATATagccaaaatcaaatagCAGTTGATATTGCTATCATCCTCAGTGATCACAAGATACCATATTGCTACACCATTCTTCATAGAAAAGCCTACACCATTACGATCACGTAACCATCGTCACTTTACTTTTGCCACGATCCAAATACTGCATTACTACTGTCACATACATAAAATTCTGTCGCATtaattctttcttctatcaTGTTAGTAACGTTCAATGCTCGTTCCAACAATAAGGAATCCAGAGCTTCCCAGCCTAAAGCGGCCAAAGTTCTGCCGCCGAATCGAATATCGAAGCCCAAGCATCCCATTAAGCACATAAATCTCACTGCAAGTTCTCCGACATTCGCAAAGCTGACTCCAGAGTCTGCTACAGTACAAGTTATACACGATACCAATGACTTTTTCATGTTGAAAAACTCCAAAAGATCACGGAACGGATGCCTCACATGTAAAATacgaaagaagaaatgcaACGAAGAAAGACCGCAATGCTCTGACTGCCTTCGCCTTAGTAAAAATTGTATATGGGTAGACTACGACAGCATGtcagaagacgaaatcCGCGTACTCAAGGAGAAGGTCGAAGCTGAAGAAAGTACCCTGAAACTAAGAAAAAGACGATCAAAGTCGGTAACAAAATCGTTGATAAAACTGGAAACTGAAGAAGCATCAATGTCCCAACCAAATGGATTCTCAAATGATTCTCCATCGCCTCCACTGTCATTTGCATTTGCTAGTAATTTCCTGGGTAACTCGAAGGATGCGAAATCACCTCAGTTTACGACTCATATCCACGATCGAGGTATTCTGATCACCAAAGTTATGGATAGGTCTCCGTTGATCCGACCAGAGAGTCCAGTAGATTCACTCAGAATATTCAGGTATAACAATTCTGATTTGCGTTCAAATCGCTCAACGAAAGATGATGAAAGGTCTCACGATTCTCCGCGTTTCTATTTGGCCGGCTCTCCATCAAAAAACTCAGTACCACTAGTCTCTCGAAATACTCTTGAGGAAGAAATAGAGACCTCGCCTCCTCCATTGGATCTAGATGCCTATAAAGCTCCTGTTTCACCATCTGCATTCTTAAATCTCTTGAAGGATTTGAGTCAACAGCAGCACGAAACAGTAAGTGATGGTAGTAAAATTTCAGAAGTAGACGAAGAGATGAaaaaaacagaagaagagaaacaaCCTATAGATGTCAAAGAGTTGGTTTCCTCGCCGTCGTTCACTGCACTTTTGAATTCATGGGGACAGGATGTTAATACCTTATTCTCGTCGGGTATGTCTCCAAAGTTATCTCCCGTAGACTTTGAAACCATGCTATACAATTTGGGAACTGGCATCCCTCCCTCGCCTACCACACTTCCAACCATTCCTGAAATTGTAAACTCTCCGTCTGCCTCGTATCTATACAACTTCTATGTTGATGTAGTTTCTAAGAAAGTGTCTATAGCTCCCAGCTCTCAGAACGCAAACTCATACCAGAATGTGTTCTTGCCATTGGCTCATAGAGACAATGGTGTTCTCTATGGTATTTTGGCGTGGGCTGGGTACCACTTGGGAGGCCAATGGGCCGAAGAAGGAAATAAGTATGCTGAGCTTGCATTGCAGCATATCAATAACGGCTTGCACAAGGACAAAACTTTATCAGGTGATCGTCAGTCTGCCCTCAACAAGTTGGCAGCTTTGTTAATCTTATGTGGTGCAGAAATTTGTAAAGGAGACGTAAAGAAATGGTCTGTTTATTTGAACTGGGGCTGGAAGATCTTGCGTTCGCATGGAGGCATCTTGAGCTTCAACAAGCTGAAGGAAGAACATTGgttgatttccaactttgcCTACCATGACCTTTTGGCCagttcttctactgagAGAGGGACATATTTCCCGTCCAAGGATTACGAcgaaattttcaaagatAGCCAGGGCTTTTCTCGGGGGACATTAAATCCTTTGTTGGGGGTATCGAAGAAGCTATATCGTATAATTGGAGATATCAGCACTCTTGTGTACGAaagcaagaagattttGCATCTGTACTATAGTCAGAATTCTCCTTCAACTGACAATGAAAGTGTCGCTGTTTCAGACTCTCCAGAATTGGCAAATGATGTCAATTTAGACGAAGATAATGAATCGGAAATCAGTGACCACGGCAGAATCAGTCGTATGTTGCTTACAGTGATTCAGAAGTCACGagatttggaaaaggaaatcGATGAGTCCCGACCTGAATCTGACGATTTGGTAGGTTTGACTGACGAGGAGTTGGAGTTACAGTTGACACTTTTCGAGGCATTCCAATTGAGTGCcaaattgttcttgaatcAATCGATCATGAAGTGCAATCCGTCCATGTTGGAAAGTCAGGTCATCAAAAATGACTTAATAAAGTGCATTGACATTCTTTTGGGTACACCGGTTCAGGCATCGCTTGTATTTCCTGTGTTTATGGCCGGGATACACTGTGTGACCAATCACGACCGTGgtgaaatgaagaagagaatggaCGAATTCATGAAGTTGTACGGACCATGGAATGTTCGTCGTGCCAAATTCATCGTAGAAAAGGTGTGGGAAAGCAACCCTCTGGGAGACAACGTTGTGGATTGGTATACAattttgaaggaattgcAATGGGACATTAATTTTGCATGATATAGAATAATCGGATAGACTTAGCAGCAAGTAAATAAGGAATATAAGTATAAGGTTCTTCTGAGTTACAGAAGCAACTTCATCGTTAGagaatttgcacccaataCTATGTGCAGTATTTTGTAACAAAACTTTCTTCACGGATAAATTTCATGAAAACAGCTTGTGTGATGGTCATGATAAATACAGCTCTCGTATAGTATTACTATACTATTCGTACAATTTTTATTAATTCCTGGTGATTTACAACTTCGTGCTCTTAACAGTGACTCTCTTATCTTCAGTACTGACACCATCTCATCCCTGTATGCCCAATTTATGTCGCATTTCTCACGTGAGCTCATCTGCGACACAGCGAAAAAAATTGGAGATGAGGagagaatttttcaccattCCTAGCAATATTGTGAAATATAGAAACGTAGTTatctacaagaacttgtttttttttgttttaGCATTCCGCAGAACTCGAAATCATTAAAGACAACATGGCTGGTTTGGACTATCTtctctttgaagaagctacCGGTTACGGGATCTTCAAGGTCTTGATCCAGCAGGATGACATCGCTTCTAGACAGAAGGAAGTACAGGAAGCTTCCAACGACTTGGGCAAGTTCTCCAAGATGATTGAATTGGTCTCTTTTGCACCATTCAAGGGTGCTGCTCAAGCTTTGGAAAACGCCAACGACATCTCTGAAGGTTTAGTATCCGACTACTTAAAGTCaatcttggaattgaactTACCAAAGGGTTCTTCTAAGAACAAGATTGCCTTGGGTGTATCTGACAAGAACTTGGGTCCTTCTATCAAGGAAATATTCCCTTACGTTGATTGTTTGTCCAACGAAATCGTCCAGGACTTCTTGAGAGGTATCAGAGTCCACGGCgacaagttgttcaaggaTTTGCACGAAGGTGATATTGAAAGAGCACAGTTAGGTTTGGGTCATGCCTTCTCTAGAGCTAAGGTTAAGTTCTCAGTACAAAAGAATGACAACCACATCATTCAGGCTATTGCTTTGTTGGACCAGTTGGACAAGGATATCAACACCTTCTCCATGAGAGTCAAGGAATGGTACGGATGGCACTTTCCAGAGTTGGCCAAAATTGTCCCAGACAATTACACTTTTGCCAAGTTGGCTCTTTTCATCAAAGACAAGGCTTCTTTGACTGAAGACTCGTTGCATGACATCGCTGCTTTGGTTAACGAAGACTCTGGTGTTGCCCAGAGAATCATAGATAATGCCAGAATCTCTATGGGACAAGACATCTCGGAACAGGACATGCAGAACGTTTCAACTTTCGCTGAAAGAGTGGTAAACATCAGTGACTACCGTACCAAGTTGTTCCAGTATTTAACAGATAAGATGCACACTGTTGCTCCTAACTTGTCGACGTtgattggagaagttgttggtgCCAGATTGATCTCTCACGCTGGTTCTTTGACCAACTTGTCTAAGCAAGCCGCCTCTACTGTTCAAATCTTGGGTGCTGAAAAGGCCTTGTTCAGAGCTTTGAAGACTAAGGGTAACACTCCTAAATACGGGTTAATCTATCACTCGTCTTTCATTGGTAAGGCTTCTGCCAAGAACAAGGGTAGAATTTCCAGATACTTAGCTAACAAGTGTTCCATTGCTTCCAGAATCGACAACTACTCGGATGAGCCATCTACTGCCTTTGGTGAAATATTAAAGAAGCAGGtggaagaaagattgaacTTCTACGACACCGGTGCCCCACCTATGAAGAATTCCGATGCCATTAAAGCTGCTTTGGCTTTAGGTGCTAGCGACTTGGCTGGAGTACCAGCCtccaacgaagatgacgagCCTGAAACTCctaagaaggaaaagaaggagaagaaggaaaagaaggaaaagaaggaaaagaaggaaaagaaggaaaagaaggaaaagaaggaaaagaagcGTAAggctgaagatgatgaatctccaaagaagaagaagaagtccaagaacTAGATTATCACCTCTTTTTAAACACTCGGCATTTCTCGACGACCTTCAATTCGTCAACCCCAGTTGCTTTTTTATCCATTGTCTGGTCACGGCCTGATCGACAATATTATTGTAAACTATAGTACTTTCTATTGCATGTTAATATACTAGATACCGAAATTGCGATTGTAGACGCCTATTTATTTAATGGGTGATAGCACCGTGACAAAAGATTAACAATATGTATATATGCTCATAAGATCTAAGATTCAACAGGAGCGGGTACTTCAGCTTCAACGGCTGAGACACCTTCAACAGCAATGGCAGATTCTGTTTGTGGCTCTGACTTCGTGCCCATCCATGGCAACCACTGGAACAGACCTACAATAGCCTCCCAAGCCAGGACACTTGGTGCGACCACAAACTTCTGGGTAGTGTTGTCAACAGCTTGAATGGTGCTAGAAGTGGCACTGTTGGCCATAGCAACACAACTGGCAATTCCCACCATGGTTGCTTCAATTGGTTTGGTGACTGGAGAAGTGAGATCGGAAACTTCTAAAGTCTTCAAGCTTGGCACAAGTCTATCCACTTGGCACAAAAAGAGATCGGCAACAGCATCTCCAGTGTTTACAATAGACATTACTGGCTCGGTGTTTCTCAAAGATCTAATTGGTGGAATCACAAGAGTGCACACGTCCTGGGTGTATGGCAAGGTAAGCATGGCTTGCTTGGtggaaacaagaaatggatACTGACGAACATGATTCATGAACTTCCTGTTCGAAGTGGTAGCAGTAGTGGTTTCAATTGGCATGGGTTCAGCTGGAATTTCCATAACTGGAACAcaagtggaagaagaagaagcttcttCGACGACGATAGTGGGTATTTCTTGAGTGTTAGCAGACATTTGTTAGTTTAGCAGATGATGACTGATAAATTATAAAAGAAGTGAGTATTGCCGCCGATAaatttggctgcgaaaaagCTCTACATCAATTTGGTCGCACTGTACAAAATAAAATTACTTAACCTAAATAGTCAGCCAGGACTATCTTCATTGGAGTATCCAAACGAGTTCTTCTCGGAGCCAGAAGAATACCTATCCATTAGGTAGAGGATTTCATCAGCCATAGATAGCTCTTCCCCTCCTTTGGAGGCAGGCAACAGGGTTGTAGCAGAAGGATTGTCGTGCTGAGAACTGAATAATAAGGCATTATTTCCTCCAAatggctcttcttctgaagagGTTAACTCATAATCGGATTTtggttcttccttcaacaaagttTTCCTTTTATTGGAGACCTCTTCTGGGAAGTCTGATTTTCTCTTTCGGTACTTGGGCTCGGGCGTTTGCCTCTGTAATTCAAACACTTCGCAATTAATCTCTTCGGGTTCAATTTGACTGAGCATCAAAGTGACTACTGAGCCGTTCTTGTTTATTCTCTTTAAATTGCTAACCATAATAGTTATTTGATCTTCTGAAAATCCTTTTCTCCCGGTTGGGGGGATATCGTAGAACAATGGATCCTCTTCGCGAAAATGATTGTAGAATAGCCGATCATAGGCAGCAATGTAAAATAGTTCGTTAAGAATATATGTTGAAAGTTTGTTAGGCAATTGAAGAGCCAATGACTTCTCCTTCAATAGCTCCAACTTATAGAGAGGGTCCCTTAAAATACTTATGAGTAGTTTAACCCTTCCATCTTTGTCAAGATGATCTGGCTCGATGTGATCGACATCAGTGGGCCACCAGGGTGGTCTGGAATCATCTTGGAGCTTGTAAGGGTAAAGAGCTTGTTTTCTAGGTTCCACGACCTTTACCCATTCTTTTGCTATCTCTTTACAATATTTTTGAGTGAGACAAGTGAAGAGATCAAAATACTGTGAAATCAAGTAACTGCTGTCGGTTCTAGAAAGTAAAAGCTCTTTGTGGTCCTGGTTAAATGGCATCATAGCTGTAATTCTGAACGATTTGTCTTCTAATACTCTTTCAACCTGTCTGACATGGGTATCTGAGAAATGCGTGGAATGCAGTATCCTTATGGGGCTCGTTTTGGTACTTTGTGTTGCAATCATAAAAGCTATTCCTTTTTCTCTAGACAATTTCGCAAGCGAGCCTACGATATTTCTAAGTTGTTCTGAGTGACTAACCAGTTCGGACATTTTTTATCTGGTTACAGGTCTATCAATTATCAATCATCTTGAGATCAGTGATATAGCTCCTTATAAAGGGTGTTTTTGGTTTCTACCTGTTGTTTCATGGGAACCAATTTGAAACAGATCTCGTTCAACTTTAAAGAGATGCAAAAACATAAAAAAATaatttggctgcgaaaaaagTTTTACAACTGAATCATATATTGTTATACTGTGGAATAAGGTGATTATTTTCTAATCGAAGAGAGTGATATAGATCTTTTTGAGTATGCTTGCTCTTTTGTAGCGCTCCTTGTCCTCTAGAATTTCCAATTGTAATATTTCCGAGTCGTACTTGATTCTGCCTGTATCAAAGTCGATTTCATCCACCGACTTATAAAATTTCCAGTTCTTAGTCCAAAGTTTGTGACCAAAGTAGAATACAAGAATGAATACAGCCCCCAAATAGTTTTGGAAAAAATTATTAGCATCAGGTTTATTTGAACCTATTGGGAACAAAGCAATCCAAAACTGACCaatcaaaatcaagcaGTTGATGATAATCGATGTCCAAGACCCAATCACACCAGTTTGGGAAGCATATGCCAAATCACTAAGAGGTATACCTCTAGCCTTCAAGCACGCTCTGAATCTGAGGTGACAAATGCAAATAAATAACCAGGCAAAGACAAAGCAAAGAGCCGAAATGGATAACATCCAGTTGAAAACAATATCTTGTTTTTCATAGGCAGCAATGAATGAGAAGAAGGTACACACCACGGTACACAACCAAGCTCTTAATGGTCTTCCTTGACGGTCAATGTAATCAAACCACTTTGGAGCAAGACCTTCTTGAGCGAGGGCTTGGATGAAACGTGGACTACTGTACATAGCAGCTGTTGCAACTGAAGTCACCGAAATCAAAATAACGGCATTGATGATATGTGGAAGTACTTTAACGCCATGAAGCTGAGCCGCAAGAACATATGGTGAAGTGTTTGTTCCCTTGCTTGAGCCTAGCAAATCTGGATTGTCATATGGTACCAATAATCCTACAAATAATAAAGAACCCAAGAAAAGGACGAATACCTTATAGTAGACAAACTTGGATGCAGCCCTCAAGGCAATACGAGGGTGTTTAGTTTCTGCGGCTGCTAAAGATACAAATTCACTGCCACCAAGAGAAAATGCACCAGTACAGAAAACAGTAACCAACCCCTTAAAAGTGGTAAATGCACCTGGGTCACGGTAGTATCTTCCTCCAACGAAACCTTGAGGACCACCGCCCAAGTCGATAATTAAACCGAAGATGACGAATCCTGTTAAGAATAGAACCTTCACCGTATTCATAATTGATTCTGCTTCGGCGTATCCTCTAGCTCCTCCCAAATTAATAAGAAAAATGATCACCATCACAATAGCTACTATAACATCTGGGTGCAAGCTTGTGGTCCAGAATTTGACCGTCATGGAAGCGACGACTAACTCTAAAGATATAACCACTACCCACTGTAAGGCATAGTTCCAGCCCAAAGCAAAGCCAACACTTTCATCAATAAATTTGGAATAAAATGCTTGGAAGCCGCCAGGCATTCTAGAGTAGGCAATACTTAACTCGGACACAGAATTGATGGTTGGAATAAGCATAATCGTACCAACAATGAAATAACCAATAAGTACTCCAGCCGGTCCAGCGTTACGCAATTTACCAGAAGCTGCAACCAAAAGACCAGTTCCAAGACCAGTACTTAGAGCCATAAGTTTCAAATGACGTTTATTCATAGTCTGGTGAAGACGTTCTTCTCCCTCTACCacttctttccttttgaAGGAATCCTTGAAGCTCTTCCAGTGAGACTTGGGAGTCGCTGACTCACAGGAGTCCGCACTTCTGATGGCAGCATCTTCTA
Protein-coding regions in this window:
- a CDS encoding predicted protein yields the protein MSLKRINKELADLGRDPPSSCSAGPVGDDLYHWQASIMGPPDSPYAGGVFFLSIHFPTDYPFKPPKIAFTTKIYHPNINGNGNICLDILKDQWSPALTISKVLLSICSLLTDANPDDPLVPEIAHIYKQDRAKYEATAKEWTKKYAV
- a CDS encoding predicted protein: MLKQNLLSILLIACGALGVVIKEKGEDIAFAPAYAIDIDEISNVDEPVEEGGLHVDRSVKSCLHTIAPSSTKFANGTIAATSWYSVLQKVAEAAKSLSDSKTLGMYYGVIDTPNGKMSYSFASGGEDVSTEASKETIQGSLFKAYRSFISNKYNHSWCVELTDGTKWKGYLLVGPDEFVDGECNANSSDDCVGGGENDDYF
- the UGA3.1 gene encoding zinc-finger transcription factor of the Zn(2)-Cys(6) binuclear cluster domain type; translation: MLVTFNARSNNKESRASQPKAAKVSPPNRISKPKHPIKHINLTASSPTFAKSTPESATVQVIHDTNDFFMLKNSKRSRNGCLTCKIRKKKCNEERPQCSDCLRLSKNCIWVDYDSMSEDEIRVLKEKVEAEESTSKLRKRRSKSVTKSLIKSETEEASMSQPNGFSNDSPSPPSSPLIRPESPEEIETSPPPLDLDAYKAPVSPSAFLNLLKDLSQQQHETVSDGSKISEVDEEMKKTEEEKQPIDVKELVSSPSFTALLNSWGQDVNTLFSSGMSPKLSPVDFETMLYNLGTGIPPSPTTLPTIPEIVNSPSASYLYNFYVDVVSKKVSIAPSSQNANSYQNVFLPLAHRDNGVLYGILAWAGYHLGGQWAEEGNKYAELALQHINNGLHKDKTLSGDRQSALNKLAALLILCGAEICKGDVKKWSVYLNWGWKILRSHGGILSFNKSKEEHWLISNFAYHDLLASSSTERGTYFPSKDYDEIFKDSQGFSRGTLNPLLGVSKKLYRIIGDISTLVYESKKILHSYYSQNSPSTDNESVAVSDSPELANDVNLDEDNESEISDHGRISRMLLTVIQKSRDLEKEIDESRPESDDLVGLTDEELELQLTLFEAFQLSAKLFLNQSIMKCNPSMLESQVIKNDLIKCIDILLGTPVQASLVFPVFMAGIHCVTNHDRGEMKKRMDEFMKLYGPWNVRRAKFIVEKVWESNPSGDNVVDWYTILKELQWDINFA
- the SIK1 gene encoding nucleolar protein involved in pre- rRNA processing (part of small (ribosomal) subunit (SSU) processosome (contains U3 snoRNA); similar to microtubule binding proteins and to X90565_5.cds), producing the protein MAGLDYLLFEEATGYGIFKVLIQQDDIASRQKEVQEASNDLGKFSKMIELVSFAPFKGAAQALENANDISEGLVSDYLKSILELNLPKGSSKNKIALGVSDKNLGPSIKEIFPYVDCLSNEIVQDFLRGIRVHGDKLFKDLHEGDIERAQLGLGHAFSRAKVKFSVQKNDNHIIQAIALLDQLDKDINTFSMRVKEWYGWHFPELAKIVPDNYTFAKLALFIKDKASLTEDSLHDIAALVNEDSGVAQRIIDNARISMGQDISEQDMQNVSTFAERVVNISDYRTKLFQYLTDKMHTVAPNLSTLIGEVVGARLISHAGSLTNLSKQAASTVQILGAEKALFRALKTKGNTPKYGLIYHSSFIGKASAKNKGRISRYLANKCSIASRIDNYSDEPSTAFGEILKKQVEERLNFYDTGAPPMKNSDAIKAALALGASDLAGVPASNEDDEPETPKKEKKEKKEKKEKKEKKEKKEKKEKKEKKRKAEDDESPKKKKKSKN
- a CDS encoding predicted protein; the protein is MSANTQEIPTIVVEEASSSSTCVPVMEIPAEPMPIETTTATTSNRKFMNHVRQYPFLVSTKQAMLTLPYTQDVCTLVIPPIRSLRNTEPVMSIVNTGDAVADLFLCQVDRLVPSLKTLEVSDLTSPVTKPIEATMVGIASCVAMANSATSSTIQAVDNTTQKFVVAPSVSAWEAIVGSFQWLPWMGTKSEPQTESAIAVEGVSAVEAEVPAPVES
- a CDS encoding predicted protein, encoding MSESVSHSEQLRNIVGSLAKLSREKGIAFMIATQSTKTSPIRISHSTHFSDTHVRQVERVLEDKSFRITAMMPFNQDHKELLLSRTDSSYLISQYFDLFTCLTQKYCKEIAKEWVKVVEPRKQALYPYKLQDDSRPPWWPTDVDHIEPDHLDKDGRVKLLISILRDPLYKLELLKEKSLALQLPNKLSTYILNELFYIAAYDRLFYNHFREEDPLFYDIPPTGRKGFSEDQITIMVSNLKRINKNGSVVTLMLSQIEPEEINCEVFELQRQTPEPKYRKRKSDFPEEVSNKRKTLLKEEPKSDYELTSSEEEPFGGNNALLFSSQHDNPSATTSLPASKGGEELSMADEILYLMDRYSSGSEKNSFGYSNEDSPG
- the GNP1 gene encoding high-affinity glutamine permease, with translation MSLSEVSKEKEYPVEDAAIRSADSCESATPKSHWKSFKDSFKRKEVVEGEERLHQTMNKRHLKLMALSTGLGTGLLVAASGKLRNAGPAGVLIGYFIVGTIMLIPTINSVSELSIAYSRMPGGFQAFYSKFIDESVGFALGWNYALQWVVVISLELVVASMTVKFWTTSLHPDVIVAIVMVIIFLINLGGARGYAEAESIMNTVKVLFLTGFVIFGLIIDLGGGPQGFVGGRYYRDPGAFTTFKGLVTVFCTGAFSLGGSEFVSLAAAETKHPRIALRAASKFVYYKVFVLFLGSLLFVGLLVPYDNPDLLGSSKGTNTSPYVLAAQLHGVKVLPHIINAVILISVTSVATAAMYSSPRFIQALAQEGLAPKWFDYIDRQGRPLRAWLCTVVCTFFSFIAAYEKQDIVFNWMLSISALCFVFAWLFICICHLRFRACLKARGIPLSDLAYASQTGVIGSWTSIIINCLILIGQFWIALFPIGSNKPDANNFFQNYLGAVFILVFYFGHKLWTKNWKFYKSVDEIDFDTGRIKYDSEILQLEILEDKERYKRASILKKIYITLFD